Proteins encoded within one genomic window of Terriglobales bacterium:
- a CDS encoding sigma-54 dependent transcriptional regulator, with protein sequence MTPRLPVLLVDDDEGITFSIATYLQAKGYPVTVTNSGEEGLRLASEEKFPLVLADIYIDRVTGLDILKTAKAAWSDCAVILMTAKGSVRTTVEAESGGAFDYLPKPIDLSNLLKVLERAEKSLRSERPVAEASAEGEMVGESSVMVELYKNIARAARSDATALIRGETGSGKELVARAIHTASSRSRQPFVPVDCAAIPENLWESELFGSTKGAFTSAERDRAGIIEQARGGTIFLDEVGEIPISFQAKLLRFLEAKEYRPVGGTTARKTTVRILAATHRPLEEMVEHGEFRSDLYHRLSVLNIPVPALRDRVQDIRLLASRFLAEATQKQGKDVWLEPEAIGALELHAWPGNVRELKNAIERLVAMSSPGPLGEADVRRALISKSPETAKTANPQTLEDAEKEHVLEALRLSGGNRTRAAERLGIQRRTLYKKLERWGLVHEGHTDVPESQRSDIDDKD encoded by the coding sequence ATGACACCAAGGCTGCCTGTGTTGCTAGTCGATGACGACGAAGGGATTACGTTCTCAATTGCGACATATCTGCAAGCGAAAGGCTACCCAGTCACGGTCACCAACAGTGGAGAGGAAGGATTACGTCTCGCCTCCGAAGAGAAATTTCCTCTCGTCCTGGCTGACATCTACATCGACCGTGTAACGGGACTCGACATTCTGAAGACCGCGAAAGCAGCGTGGTCAGATTGTGCCGTCATCCTGATGACGGCCAAGGGCTCTGTTCGAACTACGGTGGAGGCCGAATCTGGTGGCGCGTTCGACTATCTACCCAAACCGATTGACCTTTCTAACCTCCTGAAGGTGCTCGAAAGAGCAGAAAAGTCACTTCGAAGCGAACGGCCTGTTGCTGAGGCCAGCGCCGAAGGAGAAATGGTCGGCGAGTCTTCGGTCATGGTTGAACTCTACAAGAACATTGCTCGCGCGGCTCGCTCCGACGCCACGGCATTGATCCGCGGCGAAACCGGCAGCGGCAAGGAACTTGTTGCACGGGCCATTCACACCGCTAGTAGTCGATCTCGGCAACCATTCGTGCCCGTCGACTGCGCAGCAATCCCCGAGAATCTCTGGGAAAGCGAACTGTTCGGTTCAACTAAGGGAGCATTCACCAGTGCGGAACGAGACCGGGCCGGAATCATTGAACAAGCTCGTGGAGGCACCATTTTCCTGGATGAGGTCGGCGAGATACCGATTTCATTTCAGGCGAAACTGCTTCGCTTCCTGGAAGCAAAGGAATATCGCCCGGTTGGGGGGACTACAGCCAGGAAGACGACCGTTCGAATCCTCGCTGCTACCCATCGGCCACTAGAAGAAATGGTTGAGCACGGCGAATTTCGTTCTGACTTGTATCACCGACTTAGTGTTCTCAACATTCCAGTTCCTGCATTACGGGATCGAGTACAGGACATTCGGCTGCTAGCATCCCGTTTCCTCGCTGAAGCCACTCAAAAACAAGGCAAGGATGTGTGGCTTGAGCCAGAAGCAATCGGAGCACTTGAGCTTCACGCATGGCCCGGCAATGTCCGTGAATTGAAGAATGCAATCGAACGACTGGTCGCTATGTCTTCCCCCGGTCCGCTCGGAGAGGCGGACGTCCGCCGGGCGTTGATTTCAAAATCGCCAGAGACAGCAAAGACAGCAAATCCGCAGACGCTAGAAGACGCTGAAAAGGAACACGTTCTCGAGGCCTTGCGTCTGAGCGGGGGAAATCGAACGCGGGCCGCAGAGCGCCTCGGCATCCAGCGCAGAACTCTTTACAAGAAGTTGGAACGCTGGGGTCTCGTGCATGAAGGGCACACCGATGTGCCCGAATCGCAGAGATCGGACATTGATGACAAAGACTAG
- a CDS encoding CHASE2 domain-containing protein — MAVGLLVLLALPFLAWNGLVEAADASSYDMLLRLSPRRQGAAQKQVVLLAVDDNTVNRYGPLPLNRAVLASALDSVASAKPSVLVVDVLISEHTQEKADASLADALGRFPKVVLASALEPGSDATASRWITPLPDFQSRAYAIGHVHIEPDRDGVARSLLLTKANQRSRYWALGFEAFRAAIGAEGSPIEYSNRVVVAKRSVPASQSSGRLLWINYGGPEGTFQRVSVASVLEGRVPLSAFTGKVVILGVTAQGAGDRIFTPFSAGVGMSGIEIHANIFATLLDGAYLSPLGPVSELILLLAIVAAVTAAAWWRKGRSLAAVAIVGIVVIPVFSYWALRAGLIIPVASCLVTHVSASLVCFLGQTRFIRRQLGEAVQGRKEYAFRLQAVAHEIKTPLTAIHASSQLITDSDVPERKKEEIAQRIFKESGRLSGIVTTFLDVERISAGALQLQRQQVELAAVVSEASERAQLLALKKEITIRKVLETVTVPGDSELLEYAIYNLIANAVKYSPNGSSITVSVRSDPRFASVAVADQGCGIEVAEQSRIFERFYRANKHREERESGTGVGLALVKEIVTQHGGRIEVDSQPGKGSRFSLFLPRECER, encoded by the coding sequence GTGGCGGTTGGTCTGCTTGTTCTACTGGCACTGCCATTCCTGGCCTGGAATGGCCTCGTGGAGGCGGCCGATGCTTCGTCTTACGATATGCTGCTGAGGCTGAGCCCCCGGCGACAGGGTGCAGCTCAAAAACAGGTTGTATTACTCGCAGTCGATGACAACACTGTCAATCGATACGGTCCCCTTCCTCTCAATCGTGCCGTTCTGGCATCAGCCCTCGATTCGGTAGCCAGTGCGAAACCGAGCGTACTTGTTGTAGATGTTTTGATTTCAGAACATACGCAAGAGAAGGCGGATGCCAGCTTAGCCGATGCATTAGGTCGTTTCCCAAAAGTCGTCCTTGCGTCAGCGTTGGAGCCAGGAAGTGACGCCACAGCATCTCGGTGGATAACACCTCTTCCAGACTTTCAATCTCGCGCGTACGCAATCGGGCACGTGCATATTGAGCCAGATCGGGACGGTGTTGCGCGCTCGTTGTTGCTTACGAAAGCAAATCAAAGAAGTCGCTATTGGGCTCTGGGTTTTGAAGCGTTTCGGGCAGCAATTGGCGCTGAGGGATCGCCGATCGAATATTCCAATCGAGTCGTAGTGGCTAAGCGTAGTGTGCCAGCGTCGCAATCAAGTGGGCGCCTCCTTTGGATTAACTACGGCGGACCAGAAGGAACATTCCAGCGCGTGTCTGTCGCAAGCGTGTTGGAAGGTCGTGTGCCTTTATCTGCCTTTACCGGGAAGGTGGTGATCCTCGGCGTCACTGCCCAGGGAGCTGGAGACCGGATATTCACGCCATTTTCTGCTGGCGTTGGGATGAGTGGTATCGAAATTCACGCCAACATCTTCGCAACGCTTCTGGACGGCGCCTACCTGTCACCGCTCGGGCCCGTTTCGGAACTCATCCTTCTGCTCGCCATAGTTGCAGCAGTTACCGCCGCTGCCTGGTGGCGCAAGGGGCGATCTCTGGCCGCGGTAGCAATCGTGGGGATTGTCGTCATCCCTGTTTTTTCGTATTGGGCGCTACGGGCGGGTCTCATCATTCCGGTGGCATCGTGCTTAGTCACTCACGTCTCTGCTTCGCTGGTTTGTTTCCTTGGACAGACCCGCTTTATTCGCCGTCAACTCGGTGAGGCAGTACAGGGACGGAAAGAATATGCGTTCCGACTCCAGGCCGTAGCCCACGAGATCAAAACTCCGCTCACGGCCATTCACGCTTCCAGTCAACTGATAACCGATTCCGATGTTCCCGAACGGAAGAAAGAAGAGATCGCTCAGCGAATCTTTAAAGAATCCGGAAGGTTGTCGGGAATCGTTACCACCTTTTTAGACGTAGAACGGATTTCGGCCGGGGCTTTGCAGTTACAAAGGCAGCAAGTTGAACTCGCTGCAGTGGTTTCTGAGGCAAGCGAACGCGCTCAGTTATTGGCCTTAAAGAAAGAAATAACGATCAGAAAGGTGCTGGAGACTGTAACGGTCCCGGGTGATTCAGAGTTACTTGAATATGCGATCTATAACCTGATAGCGAACGCAGTGAAGTACAGTCCGAACGGATCGTCTATCACTGTCAGCGTGCGATCCGACCCGAGGTTTGCATCTGTCGCAGTTGCTGATCAAGGCTGTGGGATTGAAGTCGCTGAGCAAAGCCGGATCTTCGAACGGTTTTACCGTGCCAATAAACATCGCGAAGAGCGCGAGTCTGGCACCGGAGTGGGATTGGCACTCGTTAAGGAAATCGTGACGCAACACGGAGGAAGAATTGAGGTGGATAGCCAGCCGGGAAAAGGTTCCCGCTTTTCTCTCTTCCTCCCGAGGGAGTGTGAGCGATGA
- a CDS encoding FecR domain-containing protein, whose product MTRTHFKLTALLVLLITALPVWSQVVTQGQLEKVKGKVSLVRGQAAPVLLHDNDAVQSGDEILTDKKSSATLRIPDGSTVRIYPNSHVVLRPGSGTLKEFLNLLLGNVRVQIEKLSGRPNPKSMTTPTAIIAVRGTIFHVAVDQNGDTQVGVEKGLVGVANLAHPEDEVMVKPGHMVWVRRGQRPTQPQMMNQMNPGMMGSGMSGMPGIGMPGNSGTMGTRSGSTMGGMGPKH is encoded by the coding sequence GTGACTCGAACTCACTTCAAACTCACTGCTCTTTTGGTCCTGCTGATCACGGCCTTGCCCGTTTGGTCGCAGGTAGTGACGCAAGGCCAATTGGAGAAGGTGAAGGGGAAGGTTAGCCTTGTGCGAGGTCAGGCAGCGCCTGTCCTTCTGCACGATAACGACGCCGTCCAATCCGGGGACGAAATCCTCACGGATAAGAAGTCCTCGGCAACATTACGGATTCCTGACGGAAGTACGGTTCGTATCTATCCCAACTCGCACGTTGTTCTTCGCCCGGGCAGTGGCACTTTGAAAGAGTTTCTGAACTTGCTGCTCGGAAACGTGCGGGTGCAGATCGAAAAGCTTAGTGGCAGACCAAACCCTAAGTCGATGACCACGCCAACCGCGATCATCGCTGTCAGGGGAACTATCTTCCATGTTGCCGTTGACCAAAATGGTGATACGCAAGTGGGGGTGGAGAAGGGTCTCGTCGGCGTGGCTAATCTAGCTCATCCCGAGGATGAAGTCATGGTCAAGCCTGGACACATGGTATGGGTACGGCGCGGTCAGCGGCCCACTCAACCGCAGATGATGAACCAGATGAATCCCGGGATGATGGGGTCTGGAATGTCGGGCATGCCAGGGATCGGCATGCCGGGCAATTCAGG